The genomic window TGAATTTTTGTTTTAAAACACTTTCAAAAGCACCAATATCAACACCAGCTTTTGGTTTAATAACTATGGCACCAGGCAAACCATCTACTCCTCCGTTTCTAAATTGTCTCACAAAATTTGCTGGAACATAGGCCTTTCCATCAGGAGAGTCTCCTAAACCCGATCCATATTTTTTTAATACACCAATGACAGTTAATTTTCTACCATAAACACGCACAACTTTACCTATCGGATTAGACTGATCAAATAAATTTTCAGCCAATTCATAACCTATAACAATCACTGATGCACCAGTATCAGATTCTAATTCTGAATAAAATCTACCTTTATCAATTTTTAAATCTTCTATTGCATAAATACCATGAGATATTGGTGTTACTTCCACATTTGTGATGGTCTCCGCTTGATATCTTATAGTTTCAGCGCCACCAAAAATTACATATGCAGACTCTTCAATATCTGGCACATTACGTCTTATATATTCAAAATCATCGTAATCTGTTTGAGGAAAATTATCACGTTTCCATCTTGGCACATCTGTAGGACCAAATGAAAATTTGGTAAGATAAATAGTGTTTTTGTCTAATCCTGATAGGTTTTCTTTAATATTTCTATCTAAAGAATCTACAGCCGCCAAAA from Winogradskyella sp. MH6 includes these protein-coding regions:
- a CDS encoding ABC transporter permease, whose translation is MLVYLRVFKESFSFALNALRNNKLRTFLSLLGVTVGIFSIIAVLAAVDSLDRNIKENLSGLDKNTIYLTKFSFGPTDVPRWKRDNFPQTDYDDFEYIRRNVPDIEESAYVIFGGAETIRYQAETITNVEVTPISHGIYAIEDLKIDKGRFYSELESDTGASVIVIGYELAENLFDQSNPIGKVVRVYGRKLTVIGVLKKYGSGLGDSPDGKAYVPANFVRQFRNGGVDGLPGAIVIKPKAGVDIGAFESVLKQKFRAYRGLKADEDDDFFVNKLSGLVSFVDAIIGTLNLVGWVISGFSLLVGGFGIANIMFVSVKERTNLIGIQKSLGAKNRFILFQFLFEAVILAVVGGLIGLFLVYITALIMNGVVGDSFEFVLSFGNMFLGFALSTLIGLISGVIPAFSASRLDPVEAIRTGM